In Sandaracinaceae bacterium, the DNA window CAGCGCGGCGCCGCGGTCGGCCAGCTCGAACTCCACCCGCTTCATGGCGCGCTTCCAGTCGCGCGGCTCGCCCGCCCAGCGCGCGGTGTAGATGCCCGGTGCACCGCCCAGCGCGTCCACGCACACCCCCGAGTCGTCGGCCAGGGCCACGCGGCCCGTCTGCGCCGCGGCCAAGCTCGCCTTGAGCAGCGCGTTACCGGTGAAGGTCTCCTCCGTCTCGTCCGGCTCGTGCAAGCCCAAGCTCGCGGCGCCAACGCCCGTGACGCCCAGCGGGGCCAGGAGCGTGAGCAGCTCGCCCACCTTGCCGGCGTTGTGCGTGGCCACCACCAGCGGCGTCTTGCGCAAGCGCGCGAGCGTGATGCCGGGGGCGGGCAGAGCGGGGGGTGGTGCGGTGGAGGTCATGCTCGCGCTGCACCATGCATCGAAGGTGGCAATCCCCGCAACCATCCCGCAGACTCGATGTTTCATGGCTGGAACCCCCCCCACTTCGCGTTCGCTCAGCGGATGGCACCGTCGGATCTCGCTCGCGTCTCTCGTCATCGTCGCGCTCGTGGGCCATGGCTGTGGCGGCGACGGCGGGCCCGACCCGCGCATCGAAGAGCTGGGCCGCTGCACGGACTTCAACCCGACCACCCGCAACGCGTACTTCGGCGACACCCACGTGCACACGGCGGCCTCGCTGGACGCCAACCTGCAGGGCACCCGGCTGCGCGCGTCCGATGCCTACCGCTTCGCGCGCGGTGAAGAGCTGGGCATCCAGCCGTACGACGCAGACGGTGTGGCCCTGCGCACCCTGCAGCTGGGGCGCCCGCTCGACTTCGTGGCGCTGTCCGACCACGCGGAGTTCCTGGGGACCATCTATGCGTGCGAGCACGAGTCCGACCCGGGCTACGACTCGGAGCTCTGTCAGCAGTTCCGCGCGGACCCCGAGAACACGTTCTTCTCGCTGAACCTGCGCCTGGCCATCGGCGCCAACTACCCCAGCATCTGCGGCATCGGTGGCGTGGACTGCGACGAAGCCACCGTGGCGCTGTGGGGTGAGATCCAAGAGGCGGCCGAGACGGCCTACGACCGCAGCGACGCGTGCACGTTCACGTCGTTCGTGGGCTACGAGTGGTCGGGCTCGCCCGGCACGGCCAACCTGCACCGCAACGTCATCTTCCGGAACCACGTGGTGCCGCGCCGGCCGGTCAGCTACTTCGACGAGCCCACGCCGCAGGGCCTGTGGGCCGGCCTGCGCAGCGGGTGCACGGACGCCGCGGGCGGCTGCGACGTGCTCACCATCCCGCACAACAGCAACCTGTCGAACGGCATCATGTTCGAAGAGGAGCAAGCGGACGGCACCCCCTTCGACGAGGCGTACGCGCGCGAGCGCGAGGCCATGGAGCCCCTCGCCGAGATCTTCCAGCACAAGGGCGCGAGCGAGTGCGACCGCACCGTGGACTCGGGCGACGAGCTCTGCGACTTCGAGTCGCTGCCGTACAGCAACCTGAGCAACCCGGTGTTGGGGATCACGTCGGACCCGCAGGAGCACGACTTCTTGCGATACGCTCTAGGGCGTGGTCTCCACTTCCAGGAGACCATCAACGCGAACCCCTATCACTACGGCTTCATCGGCAGCACCGACACGCACCTCGGCACGCCGGGCGCCACGTCGGAGACCAACTTCCCCGGCCACGGCGGGGCCGGCACCGGCGCGCGCGACCTGATCGCGGCGGTGCCCGACGTCATCGAGTTCAACGGCGGCGGCTTGGCCGTCATCTGGGCCGAGGAGAACTCGCGCGAGTCGCTCTTCCTCGCCATGCGGCGGCGCGAGGCCTACGCCACGTCTGGCCCGCGCATCCTGCTGCGCTTCTTCGGGGGCTGGGAGTACCCGGCCACGCTGTGCGAGGCCAACGGCGAGGCGTTCGCGACCGCGGGCTACGCAGACGGCGTCCCCATGGGCGGCACCCTGAGCGCAAGGCCCAGCGCGGGTGGCGCGCCCACGTTTGCCATCTCGGCGCTGCGCGACGCGGGCGATGCCCAAGACCCCGCCACGCCGCTCCAGCGCCTGCAGGTCATCAAGGGCTTCACCGACGACCTGGGCGTGCCCCAGACCGTGATCTACGAGGTGGCCGGCGACGCCACCAACGGCGCCAGCGTGGACGTCACCACCTGCGAGCAGTCCGGCACGGGCTTCGACTCGCTCTGCACCGTGTGGACCGACCCCGACTTCGATCCCGCGGTGCCCGCGTACTACTACGTGCGCGCGGTGGAGAACCCCAGCTGCCGCTGGTCGACGCGGGTGTGCAACGACGCGGGCGTGGACTGCGACGTCCCGGCCACCATCACCACGGGCTTCGAGACCTGCTGTCGCGACACCATCGCACCGGTCATTCAAGAGCGCGCGTGGAGCTCCCCCATCTGGTACCTGCCCGGCAGCTGAGCGTGACGTCGCCCGTCAACGGCCCCCCGCCAGCATCGCGTCGGCACGTGCGCGCGCTCGTGCGGTCGCCCCTGCTGCACTTCTTCGCGCTCGGGCTGCTGGCGCTCCTAGCCGAGCGGGCGCTGAGCCGGGCAGACGCGCCGCGCCCCGCGCTCACGGTGGTGGTGCCGAGCGGGCTCACGGACGAAGAGCGCGACGTGCGCGTGGACGCGGCCATCCTGGTGGAGGAGGCCATCGCGCTGGGCTGGCCTCGCACGGACCCGGTCATCCGCGCGCGGCTCATCGAGAACCTGCGCTTTGCGCGTGGGCAGCAGGGCACGCCGCCCTCGGCCAACGACCTGGGGCTGCTCGAGGAGGCGCTGCGCCTCGACATGCACCGCACCGACCTGATCGTGCGCCGCCGCATGGTCATGCGCGCGGAGCGCATGCTGGCCAGCGACGTGCGCAACGCGCCGGTGGACGACGCCACGCTGCTCGCGTTCCGGGACGCACACCCCGAGCGCTTCCGGGCGCCTGCGCGCTTTCGCTACAGCGACCTGTTCCTGGGCCGACAGCAGCGCGGAGAGGCGCTCGCCACGGAGGTGTCGGCCATGCAGCGCCGGCTCGCCGCGGGTGGGGTCACCCCGGCCCAGGCGGGGGCGCTCGGTGACCCCCTGCTCTACTCGCCGGGGGACCGCCTGGTGAGCGCCGACGAGGTGGCGCGTCGCTTGGGAGGCGCGCTCTCCCAACAGCTCACCGAGGCCCCGCTCGAGACGTGGGCGGGCCCCTTCGAGTCGTCGTTCGGGTACCACTTCGTGTGGGTGCACGAGCGCCGCGAGGCCGCCCTGCCTTCCCTCGACCACTCGCGCGCACGCGTGCTGGGCGCTTACCGCGACGCCCGCCAGGCCGAGGCGCTGCGCGCACGCATGGCCGAGCTGCGCGCGGGCTACGACATCCACGTCGAGGTCCGCGAGGGCGCGCCATGAGGCGTTGGCAGCGACACCGCCCGGCCCTCGCCGTGCTCGCGCTCACGCTCGCGCTGGTGTCGGTGGCCCCGCTGGCCCACGCCCACCCGCTGGCGCCGGCGGCGCTGCTGCTGCACGAGGTGGAGGGCGCGCCGCCGGGCACGCTGAGCATGACGTGGCGCACCTCGCGGCTGCGTCCACGCGGCGAGACGCTCGTGCCCGCGCTGCCCGAGCGCTGCGTCACGGTGCCCGACAGCGAGCGCGAAGAGCTGCAGGCCGACGTGCTGGTGGTCACCTCGCAGGTGCGCTGCGGCAACGGTCCGCTCGCCGGCCTCGGCGGGCAAGAGCTCACCATCGAGGGCCTCGCCCGCACCGAGACCAACGTCTTCGTGGAGCTCTTGCTGCTCGACGGTCGCCGGCTGAGCGCGCTGCTGCACGCGCGCTCGCCCTCGCTGCGCTTCACGGAGCAAGAAGCCACGCGCACGAACACCGCCGACGGCTTCGTGCGCCTGGGCGTGGGCCACCTCTTGAGCGGCGCGGACCACGTGCTGTTCGTGCTGGGCCTGGTGCTGCTGGTGGGTGGCCTGCGCCAGCTGGTCTGGCTGGTGAGCGCGTTCACGGTGGGCCACAGCGTGAGCCTCGCGCTCAGCGCCACGGGCGTGGTGCAGCTGCCCAGCGCGCCGGTCGAGCTGGTCATCGCGCTCAGCCTGCTGTGGCTGGCGCTGCGCGTGCTGCACCGCCGCGAGCGCCTCGCCGAGCCGCCCCCGCCCGTGCGCCGCGCCGCGCTGGTGTGCGCCGCCTTCGGCCTGTTGCACGGGCTCGGCTTCGCTTCGGCCTTCGCCGAGACGGGCGCCTCGGGAGACGCCCTTCCCCGCGCGCTGCTGGGCTTCAACGTGGGCGTGGAGCTCGGCCAGCTGGCTGTCGTGGTGCCCACCGCGCTGCTACTCGGGGTCCTGCGCAAGCGAGACCCCGAGCACCGCAGCGAGCCGCGCGTGATGCTGGCCGGCGCCTATGTCATCGGCAGCGCCAGCGCCTACTTCGTGCTCGAGCGCTCGCCCAGCGTGCTGGCCGAGCTGCTCGCTGCGGTGGGCTGAGCTCGCGTCAGAGCGCGATGCTGCCCGGCCCGCCATCCGGCGTCCCGAGGCCGCCCGTGGGCGACATCAGGCTGGGCGTGGGCAGCTCGTCGAAGACCGCGTCGAAGACCTCCGACATGTCCTCGGCGAAGATGAACTCGATGTCGTTGCGCGCGGCCTCCGGCACGTCTTCGAGGTCTGCCTCGTTGGCCTTCGGGAGCACGATGCGCGTCATGCCAGCGCGGTGTGCCGCCAGCACCTTCGACTTGATGCCGCCCACGGGCAGCACGCGCCCACGCAAGGTGGCCTCACCCGT includes these proteins:
- a CDS encoding non-canonical purine NTP pyrophosphatase: MTLARLRKTPLVVATHNAGKVGELLTLLAPLGVTGVGAASLGLHEPDETEETFTGNALLKASLAAAQTGRVALADDSGVCVDALGGAPGIYTARWAGEPRDWKRAMKRVEFELADRGAALPSARGASFVCALALAAPDGQYVTSEARVPGVLVWPPRGDLGAGFEPMFVAQGQRLTYGEMQPMARHAINHRAAAFRMLVARLPDALEAPPSAP
- a CDS encoding DUF3604 domain-containing protein, with amino-acid sequence MAGTPPTSRSLSGWHRRISLASLVIVALVGHGCGGDGGPDPRIEELGRCTDFNPTTRNAYFGDTHVHTAASLDANLQGTRLRASDAYRFARGEELGIQPYDADGVALRTLQLGRPLDFVALSDHAEFLGTIYACEHESDPGYDSELCQQFRADPENTFFSLNLRLAIGANYPSICGIGGVDCDEATVALWGEIQEAAETAYDRSDACTFTSFVGYEWSGSPGTANLHRNVIFRNHVVPRRPVSYFDEPTPQGLWAGLRSGCTDAAGGCDVLTIPHNSNLSNGIMFEEEQADGTPFDEAYAREREAMEPLAEIFQHKGASECDRTVDSGDELCDFESLPYSNLSNPVLGITSDPQEHDFLRYALGRGLHFQETINANPYHYGFIGSTDTHLGTPGATSETNFPGHGGAGTGARDLIAAVPDVIEFNGGGLAVIWAEENSRESLFLAMRRREAYATSGPRILLRFFGGWEYPATLCEANGEAFATAGYADGVPMGGTLSARPSAGGAPTFAISALRDAGDAQDPATPLQRLQVIKGFTDDLGVPQTVIYEVAGDATNGASVDVTTCEQSGTGFDSLCTVWTDPDFDPAVPAYYYVRAVENPSCRWSTRVCNDAGVDCDVPATITTGFETCCRDTIAPVIQERAWSSPIWYLPGS
- a CDS encoding peptidyl-prolyl cis-trans isomerase, which produces MRALVRSPLLHFFALGLLALLAERALSRADAPRPALTVVVPSGLTDEERDVRVDAAILVEEAIALGWPRTDPVIRARLIENLRFARGQQGTPPSANDLGLLEEALRLDMHRTDLIVRRRMVMRAERMLASDVRNAPVDDATLLAFRDAHPERFRAPARFRYSDLFLGRQQRGEALATEVSAMQRRLAAGGVTPAQAGALGDPLLYSPGDRLVSADEVARRLGGALSQQLTEAPLETWAGPFESSFGYHFVWVHERREAALPSLDHSRARVLGAYRDARQAEALRARMAELRAGYDIHVEVREGAP
- a CDS encoding HupE/UreJ family protein; translated protein: MRRWQRHRPALAVLALTLALVSVAPLAHAHPLAPAALLLHEVEGAPPGTLSMTWRTSRLRPRGETLVPALPERCVTVPDSEREELQADVLVVTSQVRCGNGPLAGLGGQELTIEGLARTETNVFVELLLLDGRRLSALLHARSPSLRFTEQEATRTNTADGFVRLGVGHLLSGADHVLFVLGLVLLVGGLRQLVWLVSAFTVGHSVSLALSATGVVQLPSAPVELVIALSLLWLALRVLHRRERLAEPPPPVRRAALVCAAFGLLHGLGFASAFAETGASGDALPRALLGFNVGVELGQLAVVVPTALLLGVLRKRDPEHRSEPRVMLAGAYVIGSASAYFVLERSPSVLAELLAAVG